One window of the Granulicella arctica genome contains the following:
- a CDS encoding fumarate hydratase — translation MATIKQDDFIQSVADALQYISFYHPVDYITNLARAYDMEQSHAAKDAMAQILINSRMCAEGHRPICQDTGIVTAFVKVGMETRWEASSKGMLTMQEMVDEGVRRAWKDSDNTLRPSILRDPAFTRKNTGDNTPAMVVISLVAGGDVDVTVAAKGGGSEAKSRFAMLNPSDSVVEWVLKTVPGMGAGWCPPGMLGIGIGGTAEKAMVMAKESLMDPIDMQELIARGPSSKIEELRIELYTKVNQLGIGAQGLGGLTTVLDVKIMDFPTHAANLPVAMIPNCAATRHLHFKLDGSGAVMVAPPSLDAWPKLEIDTHSARRVNLDTLTHNDVKTWKPGEVVLLSGKLLTGRDAAHKRMTDMLSRGEELPVDFRGRFIYYVGPVEAVRDEAVGPAGPTTATRMDKFTRQMLQATGLLGMIGKAERGPIAIDAIRDFEAVYLIAIGGAAYLVSKAIKSAKVLAFEDLGMEAIYEFDVVDMPVTVAVDTKGTSVHQTGPAEWAARIAHGDLGGVPILQ, via the coding sequence ATGGCCACTATCAAGCAGGACGATTTCATCCAGAGCGTAGCTGACGCGCTGCAATACATCAGCTTCTACCATCCGGTCGACTACATTACTAATCTTGCGCGTGCATACGATATGGAGCAGAGCCACGCCGCAAAAGATGCGATGGCCCAGATCCTCATCAACTCTCGCATGTGTGCCGAGGGCCATCGGCCCATCTGCCAGGACACCGGTATCGTCACAGCCTTCGTCAAGGTCGGCATGGAGACCCGATGGGAGGCCAGCAGTAAGGGAATGCTCACCATGCAGGAGATGGTCGACGAGGGTGTCCGCCGCGCCTGGAAAGACTCTGACAACACCCTCCGCCCCAGCATTCTTCGTGATCCAGCCTTCACTCGAAAAAACACCGGTGACAACACCCCCGCAATGGTGGTCATCTCGCTTGTAGCCGGTGGAGACGTGGACGTCACCGTGGCGGCAAAGGGAGGCGGCTCCGAGGCAAAGAGTCGTTTCGCCATGTTGAATCCATCCGATTCAGTAGTAGAGTGGGTGCTCAAGACTGTGCCCGGAATGGGCGCCGGCTGGTGTCCGCCCGGCATGCTCGGCATCGGCATCGGGGGCACCGCAGAAAAAGCGATGGTCATGGCGAAAGAGTCGCTTATGGACCCCATCGACATGCAGGAGCTTATCGCCCGTGGTCCGTCCTCGAAGATTGAAGAGCTTCGCATTGAGCTATACACCAAGGTGAATCAGCTAGGCATCGGGGCACAGGGCCTTGGCGGCCTTACCACGGTGCTTGATGTCAAGATCATGGATTTTCCTACACATGCGGCCAATCTGCCCGTCGCCATGATCCCCAACTGCGCTGCCACCCGCCACCTCCACTTCAAGCTCGATGGATCAGGCGCAGTCATGGTCGCACCTCCCTCACTCGATGCCTGGCCGAAACTTGAGATAGACACCCACTCCGCACGTCGCGTGAACCTCGACACCCTTACGCACAACGATGTGAAGACGTGGAAGCCCGGCGAGGTCGTTCTGCTGTCCGGGAAGCTCCTCACCGGGCGCGATGCCGCCCACAAGCGCATGACCGACATGCTCTCCCGTGGCGAGGAACTTCCCGTCGACTTCAGAGGTCGCTTCATCTACTACGTCGGCCCCGTTGAGGCGGTTCGAGACGAGGCTGTCGGGCCCGCCGGGCCCACCACGGCCACGCGAATGGACAAATTCACTCGCCAGATGCTTCAGGCTACCGGCTTGCTTGGCATGATCGGTAAAGCCGAACGTGGCCCAATTGCCATCGACGCTATACGAGACTTCGAAGCCGTCTACCTCATCGCGATCGGAGGCGCTGCCTATCTCGTATCAAAAGCCATCAAGAGCGCAAAGGTACTCGCGTTCGAAGATCTCGGCATGGAAGCAATCTACGAGTTTGATGTCGTCGACATGCCGGTCACGGTTGCCGTGGACACAAAGGGCACCTCCGTTCACCAGACAGGTCCCGCCGAGTGGGCCGCCAGAATTGCCCATGGCGATCTGGGCGGAGTTCCCATCCTGCAGTAA
- a CDS encoding outer membrane protein, with the protein MAVWNVTLKKISKRKLVAAALFVFTAAAMSAGSAQAQTRRPRRESSANRKARIQRTIEDTYSHRWEVAGGGGYMRWRSGPFLQRNNEVTFFMNGTYFLNPKLGITGDIRGAYGNAKIGNTIFDLPNPQISEYTFMGGPTYRVYAKQKSAISLYALGGSALGKFGGSSKGILDTDLGLWPSSNARAAFSVGANFDYNLFPNLAVRVSPAYVGTNFGGTIQNSLGGNIGVVYRFGRIH; encoded by the coding sequence ATGGCTGTCTGGAACGTGACGTTGAAGAAGATTTCGAAGCGCAAGCTGGTCGCAGCAGCATTGTTTGTATTCACAGCAGCAGCTATGAGCGCGGGTTCAGCGCAGGCACAGACACGCAGACCACGACGCGAATCGAGCGCGAATCGCAAGGCTCGTATCCAGCGCACAATCGAAGACACCTACAGCCATCGCTGGGAGGTAGCAGGCGGTGGCGGCTATATGCGCTGGCGCTCAGGCCCCTTCCTGCAGAGGAACAATGAAGTCACCTTCTTCATGAACGGTACCTACTTCCTGAATCCCAAGCTCGGAATCACTGGCGATATCCGTGGTGCGTACGGCAATGCCAAGATCGGCAATACGATCTTCGACCTGCCTAATCCGCAAATCTCGGAGTACACGTTTATGGGTGGACCGACCTACCGTGTCTATGCGAAGCAGAAGTCAGCCATCAGCCTGTATGCCCTTGGCGGATCGGCATTGGGTAAGTTCGGTGGCAGTTCTAAGGGCATTCTCGACACGGACCTCGGTCTCTGGCCTTCCTCGAACGCCCGCGCAGCCTTCAGCGTCGGCGCAAACTTCGATTACAACCTCTTCCCAAACCTCGCCGTTCGCGTCAGCCCGGCCTACGTCGGCACCAACTTCGGCGGCACGATCCAGAACAGCCTCGGCGGCAACATCGGTGTTGTCTACCGCTTCGGACGCATACACTAG
- a CDS encoding c-type cytochrome yields the protein MAKSTRSKASNGAGFGKVLLGFVFGVLAVAAAGFAYLHFGSLPVATSDKPFLMEKNIVRVPLGARIDHEKKTPPFGTSEDVFEAGAHIYRSECASCHGTPGHDVAFAKYMYPSAPQLWKKHGKQGIVGVSDDEPGETHWKVANGIRLTGMPAYSHVLSETQMWQVSLLLANADKELPGPVVQILTAP from the coding sequence ATGGCGAAAAGCACCCGCAGCAAAGCGTCAAACGGCGCCGGGTTTGGCAAAGTTTTGCTTGGTTTTGTGTTTGGCGTGCTGGCGGTAGCAGCGGCTGGTTTCGCTTACCTGCACTTCGGCTCCCTGCCGGTGGCGACGTCCGACAAACCTTTTCTCATGGAAAAAAACATTGTGCGGGTTCCTTTGGGCGCGCGAATTGATCATGAGAAGAAGACTCCTCCGTTCGGCACGAGTGAAGATGTGTTCGAGGCCGGCGCTCACATTTATCGCAGCGAATGCGCGAGCTGCCACGGAACACCTGGCCACGATGTTGCCTTCGCGAAGTACATGTATCCTTCCGCACCTCAGCTTTGGAAAAAGCATGGGAAGCAGGGAATTGTCGGGGTCAGTGATGATGAGCCGGGCGAGACCCACTGGAAGGTAGCCAACGGGATCCGGTTGACCGGAATGCCCGCCTACAGTCATGTCCTGTCGGAGACGCAGATGTGGCAGGTAAGTCTTTTACTGGCGAACGCCGACAAAGAATTGCCCGGACCTGTGGTACAGATCCTGACCGCTCCGTAG
- a CDS encoding DUF481 domain-containing protein, giving the protein MSLVVISISAQTAPAKPDPDVLIFKNGDQLTGKFESGSGNSVVFKSDMAGEITVSLDNVKEMHTHGNFAVLKKDVPLTRKDVQQLVIPGKVEYVDSALSVTPPSGVSSSIPEKDLALVIDQATFEKQLRSQSLLRGWKGAASAGATDVQATNFGTTFNLGLNLVRVAPMVSYLPPHDRQIFNLSEAYGKLTQPVIPQTSPATPNSVAKTSIFHADFEYDRYFSPRFYALGDTSFDHSFAQGLNLQQVYGGGFGWTPLQNPKQQLDLKFDVHYEMQEFLPASGTVSQNLIGSTFAETYRRTLPKKLLLTETGSILPAWNNSNAYSATGAINLALPTFHRLTVNVGASDSFINDPPTGYQKNSFQFTTGVGYTF; this is encoded by the coding sequence TTGTCATTGGTTGTAATCTCCATCAGCGCGCAAACAGCGCCCGCAAAGCCCGATCCGGATGTCCTGATCTTCAAGAACGGCGACCAGTTGACCGGCAAGTTCGAGAGCGGCAGCGGCAACAGTGTTGTCTTCAAGAGCGACATGGCCGGTGAGATCACTGTCTCTCTCGACAACGTCAAGGAGATGCACACCCATGGAAACTTTGCAGTTCTCAAGAAGGACGTTCCGCTTACCCGAAAGGACGTGCAGCAACTCGTTATCCCGGGCAAGGTCGAATACGTCGATAGCGCTCTGTCGGTGACTCCACCGTCAGGCGTCAGTTCCTCCATTCCCGAGAAGGATCTGGCTCTGGTCATCGATCAAGCCACCTTCGAGAAGCAGCTTCGCAGTCAAAGTTTGCTGCGCGGATGGAAGGGTGCTGCCAGCGCGGGTGCCACCGATGTCCAGGCCACCAACTTTGGCACGACCTTCAACCTCGGCCTCAACCTGGTGCGGGTTGCGCCCATGGTTTCTTACCTGCCTCCGCACGACCGGCAGATCTTCAATCTCAGCGAGGCGTACGGAAAGCTTACGCAGCCCGTAATCCCGCAGACATCTCCGGCCACCCCGAACAGTGTCGCGAAAACGAGTATCTTCCACGCAGACTTTGAGTATGACCGCTACTTCAGTCCGCGTTTCTACGCCTTGGGCGATACCAGCTTCGATCACAGCTTCGCCCAGGGTTTGAATCTTCAACAGGTGTATGGCGGCGGATTCGGCTGGACGCCCCTTCAAAATCCGAAGCAGCAACTCGACCTGAAATTTGACGTTCACTACGAGATGCAGGAGTTTCTACCAGCTTCAGGTACGGTCAGTCAGAACCTGATTGGCTCGACCTTTGCGGAAACGTATCGACGCACGCTTCCCAAAAAGCTGCTTCTCACGGAGACGGGCAGCATACTGCCAGCTTGGAATAATTCAAATGCCTATTCCGCAACTGGAGCAATCAACCTAGCGCTGCCAACCTTCCACCGTTTGACAGTCAATGTTGGTGCGTCGGATAGCTTTATCAATGACCCGCCAACTGGGTATCAGAAGAACAGCTTCCAGTTCACGACGGGCGTTGGCTACACCTTCTAA
- a CDS encoding GvpL/GvpF family gas vesicle protein has product MAWYAYCIAERQAFPELSRHRRPMPLAGVTGIFGNQTFLFPASDLAVIVSEHSPEEAAQMDQQAARDHARVIADCFKLSTVLPFRYNTTFADDDSLRRSVRSNQRHFLANVERLRGKAEMHLKVLVDDTCPGNSLRDMTVGQQYLHSLRESASRQRERQSKARALSVQMHRMFLPLAEEITCKRTDSGKMLLDIAHLIDNKTIERYQNKYSSATLQLKECSMQLSGPWPPYHFVHKTTPQHQHSA; this is encoded by the coding sequence ATGGCATGGTATGCCTACTGCATCGCAGAACGTCAAGCGTTTCCTGAACTCAGCCGTCACCGCCGTCCTATGCCTTTGGCTGGTGTAACAGGAATCTTTGGTAACCAAACGTTTCTATTTCCGGCCAGTGACCTTGCAGTTATTGTTTCTGAACACAGTCCCGAAGAAGCTGCTCAGATGGACCAGCAGGCAGCGAGAGATCACGCACGTGTGATCGCCGACTGCTTTAAGCTTTCTACTGTTCTTCCGTTTCGCTACAACACTACCTTTGCTGATGATGACTCTCTCCGTAGATCTGTACGCTCAAACCAAAGACATTTTTTGGCGAATGTAGAACGTCTACGCGGTAAAGCCGAGATGCACCTTAAAGTTCTCGTCGATGACACTTGCCCAGGTAATTCGCTGCGTGATATGACGGTCGGACAGCAGTATCTCCACAGCTTGCGTGAAAGTGCGAGTAGACAGCGAGAGCGCCAGTCGAAGGCGCGGGCTCTTTCCGTACAGATGCACCGTATGTTCCTGCCACTTGCAGAAGAGATTACCTGCAAGCGGACGGACTCCGGCAAAATGCTGCTTGATATCGCTCATCTGATTGACAACAAAACCATCGAGCGCTACCAGAACAAGTACTCTTCGGCAACCTTGCAACTGAAGGAGTGCAGCATGCAGCTTTCGGGACCCTGGCCACCGTACCACTTTGTACATAAGACAACGCCTCAACACCAACACAGCGCGTAA